Below is a genomic region from Candidatus Bathyarchaeota archaeon.
TTTTTTGGCTTCGAAAGAGAAGATATCCCTAACTCAGGATGAATCTCATAGCGATATCAAGATTAAAGTTTTAAAGTATGAGGATGCCGGAGGAAAAGTTCGTCGTCCATGAATCCTAAGATGAAGAGGCAGATAGACCTCATAGAAGCTGCTCTCTACGTGGCCGGAAAGCCTCTGGATACAGAGACCCTTTCCGGAGTTGCAAATATAAGGTCGAATGAAACTGTGAAGTCTCTTGTTGAAAGTTTGATTGAGAGATACAGGGCCGTTAACGGCGCTATAGAAATATTACAGTTGCAAGATGGACGTTACGTAATGCAACTTCGACCCGACCTCGCCAAGGGAGTCGCTAAACTTGCCACGAAGAGGCTCCTCACAAAGGGACCCTTGAAAACCTTATCCTTCATAGCCGTTAAGCAGCCTGTCACACAAGCATACGTAGTCAGGGTGAGAGGTAACCCAGCTTACAAACATATCAGGCTCCTCTCAGAGAAAGGTTTGATCTCAGAGGAGAGATTGGGTAAGACAAAGATCCTGAAGACCACGACAGCTTTTGCAGATTTCTTCAGTCTGAGTAGTGATCCCAAAGTCATGAAGCAACAACTTCAAAAAATCTTTGAAAGCTTAAAGTCGGAAAGATCTCAGACCAGAATTCAGACCACTCAAGACACTCATATGGAACATGCCCAAGGATAGTGCTCATTTATTAGGTATGTTTCTTGATAGCAAATAGTTTCCGCGATACCGTCATTACTGTCGACGGTATGTAAATGGATAGTGAGAGCATCCACCACTATGCCCCCAACATAAACCGTAATCGTCTCATAATGTCAAAGAAGAGATTCTTCTCAAAGCAATACATAATAAAATAGATATAACTCCATGAAAACCTTGTTTTAACAGAACCTATTTTGGCTACATAACCCTTATATCCACCGTAAGGGTGGTGAGACAAACCTCAGAGAGTGAATACTAAAGATGCCCCAATGGCACGGCGACCTTACTAAAAGAAAGAAGTCGGGCGGTAAGAGGAGAGCCTACAGGGGTAAGAGAGCCTTCGAGATAGGAGGCGAACCTGTAGAGACAACTCTCGGCGAGACGAGGAGATTAAGGTCTCGAGCATATGGAGGAAACGTCAAGACCAAACTATTCTCATGTAGATTTGCAAACGTAACTGACCCCTCAACACATACGACCAAAAGGGTAGAGATTTCGAGGGTTGTAGGGAACCAGTCCAACATGGATTATCAGAGGAGGG
It encodes:
- the scpB gene encoding SMC-Scp complex subunit ScpB; the protein is MNPKMKRQIDLIEAALYVAGKPLDTETLSGVANIRSNETVKSLVESLIERYRAVNGAIEILQLQDGRYVMQLRPDLAKGVAKLATKRLLTKGPLKTLSFIAVKQPVTQAYVVRVRGNPAYKHIRLLSEKGLISEERLGKTKILKTTTAFADFFSLSSDPKVMKQQLQKIFESLKSERSQTRIQTTQDTHMEHAQG
- a CDS encoding 30S ribosomal protein S8e, whose product is MPQWHGDLTKRKKSGGKRRAYRGKRAFEIGGEPVETTLGETRRLRSRAYGGNVKTKLFSCRFANVTDPSTHTTKRVEISRVVGNQSNMDYQRRGVITRGAIIETQLGQARVTSRPGQDGVINAILIKPR